In one Bradyrhizobium sp. 4 genomic region, the following are encoded:
- a CDS encoding YopX family protein — translation MQREIKFRAWDKKQSKLFTVSDIQFNEAEIGVYVTDQKTEALPWDENIILMQFTGLKDKNGKEVYEGDIVSTNDGVSYPVDWVEDLAAFNVQKYFKPVVIGNIYENPELLTV, via the coding sequence ATGCAAAGAGAGATAAAGTTTCGTGCGTGGGACAAGAAGCAGTCCAAATTATTCACCGTCTCAGACATCCAATTCAACGAAGCGGAGATTGGTGTCTATGTCACCGATCAAAAGACAGAAGCACTGCCATGGGATGAAAATATCATCCTCATGCAATTCACCGGCCTCAAAGACAAGAACGGCAAGGAGGTTTATGAGGGGGATATCGTTTCGACAAACGACGGAGTTAGCTACCCTGTTGATTGGGTAGAAGACCTAGCCGCCTTCAATGTGCAGAAGTACTTCAAGCCTGTGGTCATCGGCAACATCTACGAGAACCCCGAACTCCTCACTGTATGA